A section of the Entelurus aequoreus isolate RoL-2023_Sb linkage group LG21, RoL_Eaeq_v1.1, whole genome shotgun sequence genome encodes:
- the marchf5l gene encoding E3 ubiquitin-protein ligase MARCHF5, translating to MAFVEEQPEKNCWVCFATESDDHSAEWVSPCRCKGCTKWIHQSCLQRWLDEKQKGSDGGLGGICCPQCGTQYCVIFPKISALVYFLQQVDRALSRASPVAAFGILVGTAYWSAVTYGAVTVMQVVGHKKGLNMMERADPLFLLMGLPTIPVILVLGKMIRWEDFLVRLWLRFFYQRHGVRGYTPPVPATGDHLSVSRTLCGALVLPWISSLLGRLLFRRATSSLQQTILGGVAFVLLKGSLKVYLKHQQHVTQAERRILDYSDTSLDPSSS from the exons ATGGCTTTTGTTGAGGAGCAGCCGGAGAA GAACTGCTGGGTGTGTTTTGCTACTGAGAGTGATGACCACAGTGCGGAGTGGGTGAGTCCGTGCCGGTGCAAAGGTTGCACCAAATGGATCCACCAGTCGTGCCTTCAGCGCTGGTTGGACGAGAAGCAGAAAGGAAGCGACGGCGGCCTCGGCGGCATCTGCTGTCCCCAATGTGGCACGCAGTATTGCGTCATCTTCCCCAAGATAA GTGCGCTGGTTTACTTCCTGCAGCAGGTGGACCGAGCGCTCTCACGGGCCAGTCCAGTCGCTGCCTTCGGCATTCTGGTTGGAACTGCGTACTGGTCCGCGGTCACGTACGGCGCCGTGACGGTGATGCAG GTTGTAGGGCACAAGAAAGGTTTAAACATGATGGAGCGGGCTGACCCACTTTTCCTACTCATGGGTCTGCCCACCATTCCTGTTATTCTGGTCTTGGGGAAGATGATCCGCTGGGAGGACTTCCTGGTCAGGCTGTGGTTAAGATTTTTCTATCAGCGgcatg GCGTGAGAGGCTACACGCCCCCCGTCCCGGCTACAGGAGACCACCTGTCTGTGTCTCGTACTCTGTGTGGCGCTCTGGTCCTGCCTTGGATCTCTAGTCTGCTCGGACGTCTTCTCTTCAGACGAGCGACTTCCAGCCTGCAGCAGACCATCCTG GGTGGCGTGGCATTTGTGTTGTTGAAGGGCTCGTTAAAGGTGTACCTGAAACACCAGCAGCACGTCACTCAGGCCGAGCGGCGCATCCTCGACTACTCCGACACCTCGCTGGACCCCTCCAGTTCATGA